A stretch of Aerococcaceae bacterium zg-252 DNA encodes these proteins:
- a CDS encoding DUF1542 domain-containing protein, with product MFYKKKDRFSIRKFKIGVGSVFLGSFLVAGPQVFADTGETVESVPESSLASPELETVEEVPVEEETSTTTAVVAEEVSVAEEITQVEESSQAPTDKKALESEVAKFAHLESEERYLYATTKEQYDQALQAAKTVLANDAASQEEVDQAVRVLQVAEESLNGVKPAEEETTPEEKVVVEAEKVEGQVELVVTEATQPAEEASRSAEQPAEKTEVTFPTDKLTLEAFKQLSAAEVKALTEEHFRQLNLSDEDVAGLSFELAKALSSSRTYQRYNRSRGEMPEGTGFRTDSAADKFNPLINSKVPDMAQGSTLPTDSDTLRDLFISNHNELPAGTTFEWVTPPSTVDVVDNVVGTLKIKFADNSSKELSVKINVKDQTPPAEPKITLKPDGSVIIVPSDFDDSSEIDITVGDKAYKLRKSQKNDGWIDTVTNSRYNLSGPIALYREIVHILPIESPSGKALVIKAKTYDAAGNASTENVVTLNPIVPNPKTPNVVTLNDQITKVKNDIDKAVADKNKEIEAIPHLTADEITAAKKKIEQAANDAKKALDQEKTTYRRGRMTGDYEQLGLKTQKGLNDIAAVQALAKTKANGDINTAATAKIAAINATPNVSEEAKQVAITKVNDAVEKAKAAINEAGTPTGLIKVVEAGTAAIEAVEVAGQKTPLEITKEEAKQDLQNAADEKIKAITANTDLSPLEQADAINRVNKAVEDGKKAIDAAQNGDIATNASTDAKAAFENLGNVGKDNVRTAIDTAAASKKAAIDANPALTTEEKDAAKKEVDTAVEAAKKEIDSGNTQDVVNTVKDNGVNAINSVNPTPVKKAEAKEKVAEVKREKEQVIDNNTDLTAEEKQAAKEKVAAEADKANKVIDAAASNQDVAAAQTAGETAVRDVPETAVKKAEAKAAIDKKAADRKLELALRTDLSPEEKAAVFADVEKAATAEKEKVDQATDNAGVDAAKTAGENAVNAVDKVGKDQAKAAIDAAQKAKDKEIDDNKDLTAEEKQAAKEQTKQKAAEAKQNIDNATDQTGVDKAKTDGEAAVTGVAPTADKKNEANKAIDDKAMEAKNAIDQNQNLSQAEKDAKKAEVDAEANKAKDAIDAATNNAEVDKAKKAGEDAVNDIQIVGKDNALKAIEDAAAAKEKAINDNPDLTEEEKAKAKEAIAQAAKDEKQKVNDAKTQEAVNAAQTAGVKAVNDVEVTPTKKKDAKAAIDEKLKEKENFINAATGLTEDEKTAAKEEAKKLAEEAKKQIEASTTDAAVDKAKTDGMGEIEKVNPNAVTKPEATKAIDEAKAAKEQQEQAVDENSDLTDEEKAAAKAELAKKAQEAKDAIDAATTDAAVGDVINETAPFFNNYDPKPVQKEAAKAKIDEVAKMKEAAIDNNTQATDEEKTAAKQKVQEEANKAKEAINAATTNADVIAKKDEGIAAINGVDVAPKEKAAAKEAIDRAAEAKKAELIANPDLSTEEKLTAIQKVDAAAKAAKAAIDEASTALTVDTTMDNGVKAINVNPIAKDKPKAEIEKAAADKIADINADDRATQTEKAAAIQEVNAAKDKALQAIENADAANKVTEVVTNGKQEIDDVKVSHATADALEAAKAKAETELDKAADVKKDEITNNDALSDAEKEVAKKQVDDAAKEAKEKANAATTSEEADQAVESGKTAIDDIAPVGKDKAKEAIDDAAVEKKNAIEGDSSLTAEEKQAAQAVVDAAASSAKAEIDKATDQAGVDKAKEDGETAVTGVQPAAAKKQAAKDAIDKAKEAKDQEIDANTALTEEEKAKAKEETQKAADEAKAKVDEAATNEDVANVRAEAEDKIEKLQPTATAKDDAKAAIAEKAKEAAEAIDQNNDLSEAEKAAAKADIEAKAEEANKAIDAAANQAAVDTAKADGERDIEGISPIAKDKEKDAIDAKAVEKKNAIEGDNNLTAEEKQAAQAEVDAAANAAKAEIDKATDKAAVDQAKAAGEKAIEAVTGTAATKQDAKDAIDKAKEAKDKEIDANTALTDEEKAEAKKEVAKASDDAKAVIEAATTDKAVADEKAKAIKAIDEVSPSGVSKDEAKAAIDAAAEMKKARIEANPVLTIEEKEAEKAKVDAEVTKAKAAIDAAAVNQAVIDAKAAGIKAIDSVTPDTTAKADAKAAIDKAKEAKDKEIDADKALTDEEKVVAKAAVEVAATKAKAAIENATDKAGVDTAKADGETAVTDVQPAAAKKQVAKDILDAVADVKKAAIDANTALTTEEKEAAKAKVDEAVTAAKESIDIATKNAAVDTAKADGVTAIKDAPVTATVKDEARKAIDEAAKAKKAAILAKDNLSVAERLSAVEDVNTAADKAKEAINAADTDEAVNTAANNGKAEIEAINPVAKEAAKAEIEKAATDKITAINADDRATQEEKAAAIQEVNAAKDKALQAIEDADAADKVTEAVTNGQNEIKAVEVSHATADALEAALAKAETEIDKAAEAKKDEIAKNDALSEAEKEAANKQVDDAVKEAKEKANAATTPEEADQAKESGKTAIDSIAPVGKDKAKDAIDKAKEAKDKEIDANKALTEEEKAKAKADVEKAAADAKKAIDDAMDNDGVDTAKTDGETAVTGVQPAAAKKQAAKEAIDKAKEAKDQEIDANKALTEEEKAKVKEETQKAADDAKAKVDEAATNEDVANVRAEAEDKIEKLQPTASAKDDAKAAIAEKAKEAAEAIDQNKDLSEAEREAAKAEIAEKAEEANKAIDEAANQAAVDKAKADGETAIEGIAPIAKDKPKAEIEQAATDKIAAINADDRATQEEKAVAIQEVNAARDKALQAIEDADAADKVTEAVTNGQNEIKAIEVSHATADALEAAKAKAETEIDKAAEAKKDEIMNNDALSDAEKEAAKKQVDDAAKEAKEKANAATTPEEADKALESGKTAIDDIAPVGKDKAKEAIDDAAVEKKNAIEGDNSLTAEEKQAAQAAVDAAANSAKAEIDKATDQAGVDQAKEDGETAVTGVQPAAAKKQAAKDTLDAVADVKKAAIDANTALTNDEKEAAKAKVDEAVTVAKESIDEATTNAAVDTAKADGVTAIKDVPVTATVKDQARKAIDEAAKAKKAEIKAKDDLSADEKLSAVEDVDTAADKAKEAINVAEREEAVNTAANKGKAEIEAINPVAKAAAKAEIDEAAQAKKDEIAKNDALSEAEKEAAKKQVDDAATAAKEKVDETTTQEAVNEIVDTTTFVVLPSEKLPVANINQLTDAEQDKLVNELARRNPNAKITVGENGTILVDKSKISTIDLVVQGRYDLGLADFNDKPILNLGADDDNDGLTTLEELQLGTNPLIQDTDGDGFDDGTEVKNDTNPLDKNSYPGSNSHSGNQGDTSNTGNTENQGDTANPGNPGNQGGTENTGKAENQGGTSNPDNTENQGGTENSGNTGNQGSTANTGNTENQGDTANSGNTENQGGTENPGNTGSQGDTSNPGNTGNQNDTAKAISGKELPNTGESASMIIGSAAAISILAGLGLVATGRKEDEEA from the coding sequence ATGTTTTATAAGAAAAAAGATCGTTTTTCAATTCGTAAGTTCAAGATAGGGGTCGGATCGGTTTTCTTAGGTTCGTTCCTTGTAGCTGGACCGCAAGTTTTTGCGGACACAGGTGAGACAGTCGAATCTGTACCGGAGTCAAGCTTAGCTAGTCCTGAGTTAGAGACTGTTGAAGAAGTGCCGGTTGAAGAGGAAACTTCAACGACAACTGCTGTTGTAGCAGAAGAGGTATCGGTTGCTGAAGAGATAACGCAAGTAGAAGAGTCTAGCCAAGCGCCAACTGACAAGAAAGCCTTGGAATCGGAAGTAGCTAAATTTGCTCATCTTGAGAGTGAAGAACGCTACCTTTATGCGACAACGAAGGAACAATATGATCAAGCACTTCAAGCTGCTAAGACAGTATTAGCTAATGATGCTGCTAGCCAAGAAGAAGTAGATCAAGCAGTGAGAGTCCTTCAAGTAGCAGAAGAAAGCTTGAATGGGGTTAAACCAGCTGAGGAGGAAACTACTCCAGAGGAAAAAGTAGTAGTAGAAGCTGAAAAAGTTGAAGGTCAAGTAGAACTGGTCGTAACAGAAGCTACTCAACCAGCTGAGGAAGCGAGCCGTTCAGCTGAACAACCAGCTGAAAAAACAGAAGTGACTTTCCCGACGGATAAGTTAACTTTAGAAGCCTTCAAACAGCTATCAGCAGCAGAAGTTAAAGCGTTGACTGAAGAACACTTCCGTCAATTAAACCTTAGCGATGAAGACGTTGCAGGATTGTCATTTGAATTAGCGAAGGCATTGTCAAGTAGCCGTACTTATCAACGCTATAATCGTTCAAGAGGAGAAATGCCAGAAGGAACAGGGTTCCGTACAGATTCAGCGGCAGATAAATTTAATCCACTTATCAATAGTAAAGTACCAGATATGGCTCAGGGGTCAACCTTACCAACAGATAGTGATACACTTCGTGATCTCTTTATCAGCAATCATAATGAATTACCAGCAGGAACCACATTCGAATGGGTAACACCTCCTTCTACGGTTGATGTAGTAGATAATGTTGTAGGAACCCTTAAAATTAAGTTTGCAGATAATTCTTCTAAAGAATTATCGGTTAAAATTAATGTGAAGGACCAAACGCCACCTGCAGAACCAAAAATAACATTGAAACCGGATGGTAGTGTGATAATCGTTCCGTCAGATTTTGATGATAGTAGCGAAATTGACATTACTGTTGGGGACAAAGCATATAAATTAAGAAAAAGTCAAAAAAATGATGGTTGGATAGATACGGTTACTAATTCTCGCTATAATTTGAGTGGTCCTATAGCTCTCTATCGTGAAATAGTTCATATTTTACCAATCGAATCACCGAGTGGAAAAGCTTTAGTTATAAAAGCGAAAACCTATGATGCGGCGGGTAATGCTTCCACAGAAAATGTAGTAACATTAAATCCAATTGTACCAAACCCCAAAACACCAAATGTAGTAACATTAAATGATCAAATCACAAAGGTTAAAAATGATATTGATAAGGCTGTAGCAGATAAAAATAAAGAGATTGAAGCTATTCCACACTTGACAGCAGATGAGATAACTGCGGCTAAAAAGAAAATCGAACAGGCTGCCAATGATGCGAAAAAGGCATTGGATCAGGAAAAGACAACTTATAGACGCGGGAGAATGACAGGAGATTATGAACAACTGGGGCTTAAAACCCAAAAAGGTCTAAATGACATTGCTGCTGTGCAGGCTTTAGCGAAGACCAAAGCTAATGGAGATATTAATACTGCTGCAACTGCTAAAATAGCCGCAATCAATGCTACGCCAAATGTTTCGGAGGAAGCTAAGCAAGTAGCAATTACAAAAGTAAACGATGCAGTTGAAAAAGCAAAAGCAGCGATTAATGAAGCAGGTACACCAACGGGCTTGATTAAAGTAGTAGAAGCTGGAACAGCAGCGATTGAAGCTGTAGAGGTAGCTGGACAAAAGACCCCGTTAGAAATTACTAAAGAAGAGGCGAAACAGGACCTTCAAAATGCCGCAGATGAAAAAATCAAAGCAATCACAGCCAATACCGATTTATCACCACTTGAACAAGCTGATGCTATCAATAGGGTAAATAAAGCAGTTGAAGATGGGAAAAAAGCGATTGATGCTGCGCAAAATGGAGACATTGCAACTAATGCAAGTACAGATGCAAAAGCAGCTTTTGAAAATTTAGGTAACGTAGGTAAAGATAATGTAAGAACAGCGATTGATACAGCAGCTGCTTCTAAAAAAGCAGCGATTGATGCTAACCCAGCTTTGACAACTGAGGAAAAGGATGCTGCAAAGAAAGAAGTAGACACTGCTGTTGAGGCAGCAAAAAAAGAAATCGACAGTGGAAATACTCAAGATGTTGTTAATACTGTAAAAGACAATGGGGTAAATGCTATTAATTCTGTAAATCCAACTCCGGTCAAGAAAGCCGAAGCTAAAGAAAAAGTTGCAGAAGTAAAACGTGAAAAAGAGCAAGTCATCGACAACAACACTGACTTGACGGCTGAAGAAAAACAAGCAGCTAAAGAAAAAGTTGCAGCAGAAGCTGATAAAGCTAATAAAGTGATTGATGCGGCAGCGTCTAATCAAGATGTAGCAGCTGCTCAAACAGCTGGAGAAACAGCCGTACGAGACGTTCCAGAAACAGCAGTCAAGAAAGCCGAAGCCAAAGCAGCCATTGACAAGAAAGCTGCAGATCGTAAGCTTGAGTTGGCGCTTAGAACGGACTTGTCACCAGAAGAAAAAGCGGCAGTATTTGCAGATGTAGAAAAAGCAGCTACAGCAGAAAAAGAAAAAGTTGACCAAGCGACTGATAATGCAGGTGTTGATGCAGCCAAAACTGCAGGTGAAAATGCTGTGAACGCAGTCGATAAAGTCGGAAAAGACCAAGCGAAAGCAGCGATTGATGCCGCTCAAAAAGCGAAAGATAAAGAAATCGATGACAACAAGGACTTGACGGCTGAAGAAAAACAAGCAGCTAAAGAGCAGACTAAACAAAAAGCAGCCGAAGCAAAACAAAACATCGATAACGCAACTGACCAAACTGGCGTAGACAAAGCGAAAACAGATGGAGAAGCAGCTGTAACAGGCGTAGCACCAACTGCCGATAAGAAAAATGAAGCAAACAAAGCGATTGATGATAAGGCAATGGAAGCTAAAAATGCCATTGACCAAAATCAAAACTTATCACAAGCTGAAAAAGACGCTAAAAAAGCCGAAGTAGATGCTGAAGCAAACAAAGCGAAAGATGCAATCGATGCCGCAACTAACAATGCTGAGGTTGATAAAGCTAAAAAAGCCGGTGAAGATGCAGTAAATGACATTCAAATAGTTGGTAAAGATAATGCGCTCAAAGCCATTGAGGACGCTGCAGCTGCAAAAGAAAAAGCTATCAATGACAATCCTGATTTAACAGAAGAAGAAAAAGCGAAAGCGAAAGAAGCTATTGCACAAGCTGCTAAGGACGAGAAACAAAAGGTTAACGATGCGAAAACTCAAGAGGCAGTAAACGCAGCTCAAACAGCAGGAGTAAAAGCAGTCAATGACGTAGAAGTTACTCCAACGAAGAAAAAAGACGCAAAAGCAGCGATTGATGAAAAGCTTAAAGAAAAAGAAAATTTTATCAATGCCGCAACTGGTTTGACAGAAGATGAGAAAACAGCTGCAAAAGAAGAAGCTAAGAAATTAGCAGAAGAAGCTAAAAAGCAAATTGAAGCATCAACAACGGATGCAGCTGTTGACAAAGCTAAAACAGACGGTATGGGTGAAATTGAAAAAGTAAACCCAAATGCTGTGACAAAACCAGAAGCGACGAAAGCTATCGATGAGGCAAAAGCAGCTAAAGAGCAGCAAGAGCAAGCAGTTGACGAGAATTCAGACTTAACGGATGAAGAAAAAGCAGCTGCTAAAGCGGAACTTGCTAAAAAAGCACAGGAAGCAAAAGATGCGATTGACGCTGCTACAACAGACGCTGCTGTTGGAGATGTAATAAACGAAACAGCACCGTTTTTCAATAATTATGATCCGAAACCAGTTCAAAAAGAAGCTGCCAAAGCGAAAATTGACGAAGTTGCAAAAATGAAGGAAGCTGCTATTGACAACAATACGCAAGCGACAGATGAAGAAAAAACAGCTGCTAAACAAAAAGTTCAAGAAGAAGCGAACAAAGCTAAAGAGGCAATCAATGCAGCGACTACAAATGCAGATGTCATCGCTAAAAAAGATGAGGGTATCGCAGCAATCAATGGCGTGGATGTAGCACCAAAAGAAAAAGCAGCGGCAAAAGAAGCGATTGATAGAGCAGCAGAAGCGAAGAAAGCGGAACTTATAGCGAACCCAGATCTTAGCACAGAAGAAAAACTGACTGCCATTCAAAAAGTTGATGCAGCAGCAAAAGCAGCGAAAGCGGCGATTGACGAAGCATCAACTGCTCTGACCGTTGACACTACAATGGACAATGGTGTGAAAGCAATCAATGTTAATCCAATCGCAAAAGACAAGCCAAAAGCAGAAATCGAGAAAGCTGCTGCTGATAAGATTGCTGACATTAATGCAGACGACAGAGCAACGCAAACAGAAAAAGCAGCAGCTATCCAAGAAGTGAATGCTGCTAAAGATAAAGCCTTACAAGCAATTGAGAATGCAGATGCAGCTAATAAAGTTACTGAAGTCGTTACTAATGGAAAACAAGAAATCGATGATGTTAAAGTTTCTCATGCAACTGCTGATGCTTTAGAAGCAGCGAAAGCGAAAGCGGAAACTGAACTCGATAAAGCCGCAGACGTGAAGAAAGACGAAATTACGAATAACGATGCTTTATCAGATGCAGAAAAAGAAGTAGCGAAAAAACAAGTAGATGACGCCGCCAAAGAAGCAAAAGAAAAAGCGAACGCAGCGACAACGTCAGAAGAAGCAGACCAAGCAGTAGAATCTGGTAAAACAGCTATCGATGACATCGCTCCAGTTGGTAAAGATAAAGCTAAAGAAGCTATTGACGATGCAGCAGTTGAGAAGAAAAATGCAATCGAAGGTGATAGCAGCTTAACAGCTGAAGAAAAACAAGCAGCTCAAGCTGTAGTCGATGCAGCAGCTAGTTCAGCCAAAGCAGAGATTGACAAAGCAACAGACCAAGCAGGTGTAGACAAAGCAAAAGAAGACGGTGAAACTGCAGTAACTGGTGTTCAACCAGCAGCAGCGAAAAAACAAGCCGCTAAAGACGCCATTGACAAGGCAAAAGAAGCAAAAGATCAAGAAATCGATGCGAATACAGCCTTGACAGAAGAAGAAAAAGCGAAAGCAAAAGAAGAAACACAAAAAGCTGCAGACGAAGCGAAAGCGAAAGTGGACGAAGCTGCTACAAACGAGGATGTAGCTAATGTTCGTGCTGAAGCAGAAGACAAGATTGAAAAACTTCAACCAACCGCAACTGCTAAAGACGACGCGAAAGCAGCTATTGCAGAAAAAGCGAAAGAAGCCGCTGAAGCGATTGATCAAAACAATGATTTAAGCGAAGCAGAAAAAGCAGCCGCAAAAGCGGATATCGAAGCAAAAGCAGAAGAAGCGAACAAAGCAATTGATGCAGCCGCAAATCAAGCAGCTGTAGACACAGCGAAAGCAGATGGTGAAAGAGATATTGAAGGTATTTCTCCAATCGCAAAAGACAAAGAAAAAGATGCGATTGACGCAAAAGCAGTTGAGAAGAAAAATGCAATCGAAGGCGATAACAACTTAACAGCTGAAGAAAAACAAGCTGCTCAAGCCGAAGTAGATGCAGCAGCCAATGCCGCTAAAGCAGAGATTGACAAAGCAACTGACAAAGCGGCTGTAGACCAAGCGAAAGCAGCCGGTGAAAAAGCAATTGAAGCTGTTACTGGAACAGCTGCAACGAAGCAAGATGCTAAAGACGCGATTGACAAGGCAAAAGAAGCAAAAGACAAAGAAATCGATGCGAATACAGCCTTGACAGATGAAGAAAAAGCGGAAGCGAAGAAAGAAGTAGCAAAAGCTTCAGACGACGCTAAAGCAGTAATTGAGGCAGCGACAACGGATAAAGCAGTTGCAGATGAAAAAGCTAAAGCTATCAAGGCAATCGACGAAGTATCACCAAGTGGTGTTTCAAAAGACGAAGCGAAAGCCGCGATTGACGCAGCCGCAGAGATGAAGAAAGCTCGCATTGAAGCAAACCCTGTCTTGACAATTGAAGAAAAAGAAGCTGAAAAAGCCAAAGTGGATGCAGAAGTCACAAAAGCTAAAGCCGCAATTGATGCAGCAGCAGTTAATCAAGCTGTAATTGATGCAAAAGCAGCAGGAATCAAAGCGATTGACTCAGTGACACCTGATACGACTGCAAAAGCAGATGCCAAAGCAGCAATTGACAAGGCAAAAGAAGCAAAAGACAAAGAAATAGATGCAGATAAAGCCTTGACAGATGAAGAAAAAGTAGTGGCGAAAGCAGCCGTTGAAGTAGCAGCAACAAAAGCCAAAGCAGCAATCGAGAACGCAACTGACAAAGCTGGTGTTGATACAGCGAAAGCTGACGGTGAAACTGCAGTAACTGACGTTCAACCAGCAGCAGCGAAAAAACAAGTTGCTAAAGATATCCTTGATGCCGTTGCAGACGTGAAGAAAGCCGCGATTGATGCCAACACTGCTTTGACAACTGAAGAAAAAGAAGCAGCGAAAGCGAAAGTCGATGAAGCTGTAACAGCAGCAAAAGAAAGCATTGATATAGCTACTAAGAATGCAGCCGTGGATACAGCAAAAGCTGACGGTGTGACAGCGATTAAAGATGCACCAGTCACAGCAACAGTGAAAGATGAAGCTAGAAAAGCGATTGATGAAGCTGCAAAAGCGAAAAAAGCTGCAATCTTAGCGAAAGATAACCTTTCAGTAGCTGAAAGATTATCTGCAGTAGAAGATGTTAATACAGCAGCCGATAAAGCCAAAGAAGCGATAAATGCTGCAGATACAGATGAAGCTGTCAATACAGCAGCGAACAATGGTAAAGCTGAAATTGAGGCAATCAACCCAGTCGCAAAAGAAGCAGCAAAAGCAGAAATCGAGAAAGCTGCTACTGATAAGATTACTGCTATCAATGCAGACGACAGAGCAACGCAAGAAGAAAAAGCAGCAGCTATCCAAGAAGTGAATGCTGCTAAAGATAAAGCCTTACAAGCAATTGAGGATGCAGATGCAGCAGATAAAGTTACTGAAGCCGTTACTAATGGTCAAAACGAAATCAAAGCTGTTGAAGTTTCTCATGCAACTGCTGATGCTTTAGAAGCAGCGCTAGCGAAAGCGGAAACTGAAATTGACAAAGCCGCAGAAGCTAAGAAAGACGAAATTGCGAAGAACGACGCTTTATCAGAAGCAGAAAAAGAAGCAGCGAATAAACAAGTTGATGACGCTGTAAAAGAAGCAAAAGAAAAAGCGAATGCAGCGACAACACCAGAAGAAGCAGACCAAGCGAAAGAATCTGGTAAAACAGCTATCGATAGCATCGCTCCAGTTGGTAAAGACAAAGCAAAAGATGCCATTGACAAGGCAAAAGAAGCAAAAGACAAAGAAATTGATGCGAATAAAGCTTTGACAGAAGAAGAAAAAGCGAAAGCGAAAGCAGACGTTGAAAAGGCCGCAGCCGATGCGAAAAAAGCAATCGACGACGCAATGGACAATGATGGTGTTGATACAGCGAAAACAGACGGTGAAACTGCAGTAACTGGTGTTCAACCAGCAGCAGCGAAAAAACAAGCCGCTAAAGAAGCCATTGACAAGGCAAAAGAAGCAAAAGATCAAGAAATCGATGCGAATAAAGCCTTGACAGAGGAAGAAAAAGCGAAAGTAAAAGAAGAAACACAAAAAGCTGCAGACGACGCGAAAGCGAAAGTGGACGAAGCTGCTACGAACGAAGATGTAGCTAATGTTCGTGCTGAAGCTGAAGACAAGATTGAAAAACTTCAACCAACCGCAAGTGCTAAAGACGACGCGAAAGCAGCTATTGCAGAAAAAGCGAAAGAAGCCGCTGAAGCGATTGATCAAAACAAGGATTTAAGCGAAGCAGAAAGAGAAGCTGCTAAAGCTGAAATTGCAGAAAAAGCAGAAGAAGCGAACAAAGCGATTGACGAAGCGGCAAACCAAGCAGCTGTAGACAAAGCTAAAGCAGATGGTGAAACAGCTATCGAAGGTATCGCTCCAATCGCAAAAGACAAGCCGAAAGCAGAAATCGAACAGGCTGCTACTGATAAGATTGCTGCTATCAATGCAGACGACAGAGCAACGCAAGAAGAAAAAGCAGTAGCTATCCAAGAAGTGAATGCTGCTAGAGATAAAGCCTTACAAGCAATTGAGGATGCAGATGCAGCAGATAAAGTTACTGAAGCCGTTACTAATGGTCAAAACGAAATCAAAGCTATTGAAGTTTCTCATGCAACTGCTGATGCTTTAGAAGCAGCGAAAGCGAAAGCGGAAACTGAAATTGACAAAGCCGCAGAAGCTAAGAAAGACGAAATTATGAATAACGATGCTTTATCAGATGCAGAAAAAGAAGCAGCGAAAAAACAAGTAGATGACGCTGCAAAAGAAGCAAAAGAAAAAGCGAACGCAGCGACAACGCCAGAAGAAGCAGACAAAGCATTAGAATCTGGTAAAACAGCTATCGATGACATCGCTCCAGTTGGTAAAGATAAGGCCAAAGAAGCGATTGACGATGCAGCAGTTGAGAAGAAAAATGCAATCGAAGGTGATAACAGTTTAACAGCTGAAGAAAAACAAGCAGCTCAAGCTGCAGTAGATGCAGCAGCTAATTCAGCCAAAGCAGAGATTGACAAAGCAACAGACCAAGCAGGTGTAGACCAAGCAAAAGAAGACGGTGAAACTGCAGTAACTGGTGTTCAACCAGCAGCAGCGAAAAAACAAGCTGCTAAAGATACCCTTGATGCCGTTGCAGACGTTAAGAAAGCAGCGATTGATGCCAACACTGCTTTGACAAATGATGAAAAAGAAGCAGCGAAAGCGAAAGTCGATGAAGCTGTAACAGTAGCAAAAGAAAGCATTGATGAAGCTACTACGAATGCAGCCGTGGATACTGCAAAAGCTGACGGTGTGACAGCGATTAAAGACGTGCCAGTCACAGCAACAGTTAAAGATCAAGCTAGAAAAGCGATTGATGAAGCTGCAAAAGCGAAAAAAGCTGAAATCAAGGCGAAAGATGATCTTTCAGCAGATGAAAAATTATCTGCAGTAGAAGATGTTGATACAGCAGCCGATAAAGCCAAAGAAGCGATTAATGTTGCAGAGAGAGAGGAAGCTGTCAATACAGCAGCGAACAAGGGTAAAGCTGAAATCGAGGCAATCAACCCAGTTGCAAAAGCCGCAGCAAAAGCAGAAATCGATGAAGCAGCGCAAGCTAAGAAAGACGAAATTGCGAAGAACGACGCTTTATCAGAAGCAGAAAAAGAAGCAGCGAAAAAACAAGTTGATGACGCTGCAACAGCTGCGAAAGAAAAAGTGGACGAAACGACAACACAAGAAGCAGTTAATGAAATTGTAGACACTACAACCTTTGTTGTGTTACCAAGTGAGAAACTTCCAGTAGCAAACATTAATCAGTTAACAGATGCTGAGCAAGACAAACTTGTCAATGAATTAGCGCGCCGTAACCCTAATGCGAAAATCACAGTTGGTGAAAATGGTACAATACTTGTTGATAAGTCTAAAATCTCAACTATTGATTTAGTAGTTCAAGGAAGATATGATCTTGGATTGGCTGACTTCAATGATAAACCAATCTTGAATCTTGGTGCAGATGATGACAATGATGGTTTAACAACTCTTGAAGAATTACAACTTGGAACAAATCCATTAATTCAAGATACTGATGGTGATGGCTTTGATGATGGTACTGAAGTTAAGAATGATACAAACCCACTTGATAAGAACAGCTATCCAGGAAGCAATAGCCATTCAGGTAATCAAGGAGATACTTCAAATACTGGTAACACTGAAAACCAAGGTGATACAGCAAATCCTGGAAATCCTGGAAACCAAGGTGGCACAGAGAACACTGGTAAAGCTGAAAACCAAGGTGGTACATCAAATCCTGACAATACAGAAAACCAAGGTGGTACAGAAAATTCTGGAAACACAGGCAACCAAGGTAGCACAGCAAATACTGGTAACACAGAAAACCAAGGTGATACAGCAAATTCTGGCAATACAGAAAACCAAGGCGGTACAGAAAATCCTGGCAATACAGGCAGCCAAGGTGATACATCAAATCCTGGAAACACAGGCAACCAAAATGACACAGCAAAAGCAATTTCTGGCAAAGAATTACCAAATACAGGTGAATCTGCTTCAATGATTATTGGAAGTGCTGCAGCAATTTCTATTCTAGCTGGTCTAGGCTTAGTAGCAACTGGTCGCAAAGAAGATGAAGAAGCGTAA